The region GGCCGTACGACCTCGACGACGGTGCCGGGGTCGGCGTCCGGGACGGCGACCGTGCTGACCGCCTCGTGCCTGGCGGGGTCGAACCGCGTACCCGCGTCGTCCCTGCGCGGGAAGCCGAGGCGTGCGAGCACGCCGACCGCCTGGTCGCGGACGGCCCGGACCCCCTCGATCACCGCGTCGGCGTCGGCGCCCGCGTGCTTGAGCGCGAGTTCGAGGTTGTCGATCACCGGCAGCCACTCCGCCGCGACGCGCGTTCGCTCGTCGATCCGCTGCCGGTCCAAGTCGCGCGCGGCACGCTTGCGGAGGTTGTCGAGCTCGGCGACGGCCCGCAGCCACCGGTCCTCCAGCTCGGCGAGCTTCTCCGCAACGGGTTCTTCGACGGCCTGCCGGGGCTCCGGAGGTGGTGTCT is a window of Microbispora sp. NBC_01189 DNA encoding:
- a CDS encoding nucleotide exchange factor GrpE; this encodes MTERNETPPPEPRQAVEEPVAEKLAELEDRWLRAVAELDNLRKRAARDLDRQRIDERTRVAAEWLPVIDNLELALKHAGADADAVIEGVRAVRDQAVGVLARLGFPRRDDAGTRFDPARHEAVSTVAVPDADPGTVVEVVRPGYGDGALQLRPASVVVSTKADE